The Diadema setosum chromosome 1, eeDiaSeto1, whole genome shotgun sequence genome has a window encoding:
- the LOC140234614 gene encoding mitochondrial import receptor subunit TOM20 homolog has protein sequence MISRRTAGVFAGIAGTLFIGYCIYFDRKRRSDPLFRQKLKERRRKAKSHSSQSAGGASVGGRAIELPNLQDAEAVQKFFLRQVQMGEELLAQGDFENGVEHLSYAVAVCGQPQQLLQVLHQTLPNTVFQLLVEKLRETSKKVNSMAAGKSSGATIQEVDDLE, from the exons ATGATTTCCAGAAGAACTGCAGGTGTTTTCGCCGGAATAGCTGGGACGCTATTCATTGGCTACTGCATATACTTCGATAGAAAGAGGAGGAGCGATCCATTATTTCGCCAGAAATTAAAAGAGC GAAGGAGAAAAGCAAAGTCTCATTCAAGCCAATCAGCCGGTGGAGCAAGTGTCGGGGGACGAGCAATTGAG CTGCCTAACTTGCAAGATGCAGAAGCAGTCCAGAAGTTTTTCCTGCGACAAGTTCAGATGGGAGAGGAACTTCTTGCCCAAG GTGACTTTGAGAATGGTGTGGAACACCTGAGTTATGCTGTGGCTGTGTGTGGCCAACCCCAGCAGCTGTTGCAGGTCCTCCACCAGACCCTGCCCAATACAGTCTTCCAGTTGCTGGTAGAGAAGCTGCGGGAAACTAGCAAG AAAGTCAATAGCATGGCGGCTGGAAAGAGTAGTGGAGCAACGATACAAGAAGTTGATGACCTGGAATAG